One region of Triticum aestivum cultivar Chinese Spring chromosome 6B, IWGSC CS RefSeq v2.1, whole genome shotgun sequence genomic DNA includes:
- the LOC123136285 gene encoding uncharacterized protein, whose amino-acid sequence MQEMKELDQGAYEYLDAIDPRQWCKAYFHELPKCDLLLNNSCEVFNKYILDAREMPIVTCLKKIKDQLMTRFYSKNLESEEMCGQICPKIRKKLDKNINMSNNCTALPAGQHIFHVKGMVGEYDVNIQKEECSCRAWQLSGIPCRHGVACLRHERIKPEDVVNKCYSIDAFRAAYGKIIMPCSDPRVWPKTNGPQMLPPHYEKKVGRPGKKRKKNPLEEDNGTRMSRHGIIGHCSVCNQPGHNKRKCPELGRGQPTAAHEAGAEQDPAAEQYPAAEEEATEHVQTTKHVPIQVVLPESQQRTKLPVKRRPSCKKKACPQVGRSTSNMISSSMNYDLASSTMIEILQDQAIATQQSQTAVPAPLPESQFIANCRDALPAPRSHTTATLGLKRRKKVKKTKENKAPTTQK is encoded by the exons ATGCAAGAGATGAAAGAGTTGGACCAGGGGGCCTATGAGTACTTGGATGCAATTGACCCAAGGCAGTGGTGCAAGGCCTATTTCCATGAACTCCCAAAGTGTGATTTGCTTCTTAACAACAGCTGTGAAGTGTTCAACAA GTATATACTTGATGCCAGAGAAATGCCTATAGTTACTTGTCTTAAGAAGATCAAGGACCAATTAATGACTAGGTTTTATAGCAAGAATCTGGAATCTGAGGAGATGTGTGGTCAAATTTGtccaaaaattagaaaaaaactggacaaaaatattaacatgtcCAACAACTGCACTGCATTACCAGCTGGACAACACATATTTCATGTTAAAGGCATGGTTGGGGAGTATGATGTGAACATACAGAAGGAGGAGTGTTCTTGTAGGGCATGGCAGCTCTCTGGAATTCCATGTAGACATGGAGTTGCATGTTTAAGACATGAAAGAATTAAACCAGAGGATGTTGTCAACAAGTGCTACAGCATAGATGCTTTCAGAGCTGCTTATGGCAAGATCATAATGCCATGTAGTGATCCTAGAGTGTGGCCTAAAACTAATGGGCCTCAAATGCTGCCACCACACTATGAGAAGAAAGTTGGTAGGCCtggaaagaagagaaagaagaacccACTAGAGGAGGACAATGGAACTAGGATGAGCAGACATGGCATTATTGGACACTGCAGTGTGTGCAATCAACCAGGACACAACAAAAGAAAGTGCCCTGAACTAGGTAGAGGACAACCAACAGCAGCACATGAGGCAGGAGCAGAACaagatccagcagcagaacaatatccagcagcagaagaggaagcaacAGAACATGTGCAAACAACAAAACATGTGCCAATTCAGGTTGTGCTTCCAGAATCACAACAAAGAACTAAACTACCAGTCAAGAGAAGGCCCAGTTGCAAG aAAAAGGCATGTCCACAAGTGGGCAGAAGTACATCTAATATGATATCTTCTTCTATGAATTATGATCTTGCTTCATCTACTATGATTGAGATTTTACAGGACCAA GCTATAGCTACTCAACAATCTCAAACAGCAGTGCCAGCTCCTCTACCAGAAAGCCAGTTCATTGCAAACTGCAGAGATGCCCTGCCAGCTCCAAGAAGCCACACTACTGCTACACTAGGtttgaagagaaggaagaaagtgAAAAAAACTAAGGAGAACAAAGCCCCAACAACTCAGAAGTGA